The following are encoded together in the Bos javanicus breed banteng chromosome X, ARS-OSU_banteng_1.0, whole genome shotgun sequence genome:
- the LOC133242418 gene encoding trichohyalin-like has protein sequence MEQEEEEQKKEKEEQEEKEQEEQEEEKEEKEQEEEKEQEEQEEEKEEKEQEEEKEQEEEKEQEEEKKDQQEEKEQEEEKEQVEEKEQKKEKEQEEEKEDEEKKEEQEGEQEQKEEKKDQQEEKEQEEEEEEEDQQEKEQEQEEKDQQEKEQEEKEQEEEEKKDQQEEKEQEEEKGQKEEKEEQEGEQEQKEEKEEEEEEQEEKEQQEEKEQEEEKKDQQEKEQEEEKEEKEQEKEKEQEEEEKKDQQEEKEQEEEKEQKEEKEEEEEEQEEKDLQEEKEQEEEKEEQEEEKEQEEEKKQKEGKEEQEEKEQEEVEKDQQEEKEQEEEEEQKEEKEEQQEEEEEKEQEEEKKQKEGKEEQEKKEQEEVEKDQQEEKEQEEEKEQKEEKEEQEEKEEEEEKEQEEEKEEQEEKEQEKQEEEKEQQEEKEQQEEKEQEEEKEEQEEKEQEEQEEEKEQQEEKEQEQEKKDQQEKEQEEKEQEEEKEEQEGEQEQKKEKKDPQEEKEQEEEEKKDQQEEKEQEEEKEQDQQEEKEQEEEKEQVEEKEQKEEKEQEEEKEEQEEKEQEEKEQQEEKEQKEKEKKDQQEEVKEQEEVKDQQEEKEQEEEKEQEGEQEQKEEKEEEEEEQEQEEEKEQQEEKEQEKEKKYQQEKEQEEPEQKEEKEQQEEKEQEQKEKKDQQEEKEQEEEKEEQEEKEEEEQEEEQEQKEEKEEEEEQQGEKEQEEEKEQQEEKEQEEEEKKDQQKEQEEVKDQQEEKEQEEVKDQQEEKEQEEEKEQEEKEQQEQEEEKEQQEEKEQEKKKDQQEKEQEEEKEQQEEKEEEEEKEQEEEEMEQEQEEEKEQEGEQEQKEEKEDEEEQEEKEQQEQEEEKEQQEEKEQEKKKDQQEKEQEEEKEQKEEKEQQEEKEQEEKEKKDQQEEKEQEEEEKKDQQEEKEQEEEMEQKEEKEEQEEKEEEEEKEQEEEEMEQEQEEE, from the exons atggagcaggaggaggaggagcagaagaaggagaaagaggagcaggaggagaaggagcaagaggagcaggaggaggagaaggaggagaaagagcaggaggaggagaaggagcaagaggagcaggaggaggagaaggaggagaaagagcaggaggaggagaaggagcaggaggaggagaaggagcaggaggaggagaagaaggatcagcaggaggagaaggagcaggaggaggagaaggagcaggtggaggagaaggagcagaagaaggagaaagagcaggaggaggagaaggaggacgaggagaagaaagaggagcaggagggggagcaggagcagaaggaggagaagaaggatcagcaggaggagaaggagcaggaggaggaggaggaggaggaggatcagcaggagaaggagcaggagcaggaggagaaggatcagcaggagaaggagcaggaggagaaggagcaggaggaggaggagaagaaggatcagcaggaggagaaggagcaggaggaggagaaggggcagaaggaggagaaagaggagcaggagggggagcaggagcagaaggaggagaaagaggaggaggaggaggagcaggaggagaaagagcagcaggaggagaaggagcaggaggaggagaagaaggatcagcaggagaaagagcaggaggaggagaaggaggagaaagagcaggagaaggagaaggagcaggaagaggaggagaagaaggatcagcaggaggagaaggagcaggaggaggagaaggagcag aaggaggagaaagaggaggaggaggaggagcaggaggagaaggatctgcaggaggagaaggagcaggaggaggagaaagaggagcaggaggaggagaaggagcaggaggaggagaagaagcagaaggaggggaaagaggagcaggaggagaaggagcaggaggaggtggagaaggatcagcaagaggagaaggagcaggaggaggaggaggagcagaaggaggagaaagaggagcagcaggaggaggaggaggagaaggagcaggaggaggagaagaagcagaaggaggggaaagaggagcaggagaagaaggagcaggaggaggtggagaaggatcagcaagaggagaaggagcaggaggaggagaaggagcagaaggaggagaaagaggagcaggaggagaaggaggaggaggaggagaaggagcaggaggaggagaaagaggagcaggaggagaaggagcaggagaagcaggaggaagagaaagagcagcaggaggagaaggagcagcaggaggagaaggagcaggaggaggagaaagaggagcaggaggagaaggagcaggaggagcaggaggaagagaaagagcagcaggaggagaaggagcaggagcaggagaagaaggatcagcaggagaaagagcaggaggagaaggagcaggaggaggagaaagaggagcaggagggggagcaggagcagaagaaggagaagaaggatccacaggaggagaaggagcaggaggaggaggagaagaaggatcagcaggaggagaaggagcaggaggaggagaaggagcaggatcagcaggaggagaaggagcaggaggaggagaaggagcaggtggaggagaaggagcagaaggaggagaaagagcaggaggaggagaaagaggagcaggaagagaaggagcaggaggagaaagagcagcaggaggagaaggagcagaaggagaaggagaagaaggatcagcaggaggaggtgaaggagcaggaggaggtgaaggatcagcaggaggagaaggagcaggaggaggagaaggagcaggagggggagcaggagcagaaggaggagaaagaggaggaggaggaggagcaggagcaggaggaggagaaagagcagcaggaggagaaggagcaggagaaggagaagaagtatcagcaggagaaagagcaggaggagccggagcagaaggaggagaaagagcagcaggaggagaaggagcaggagcagaaggaaaagaaggatcagcaggaggagaaggagcaggaggaggagaaagaggagcaggaggagaaggaggaggaggagcaggaggaggagcaggagcagaaggaggagaaagaggaggaggaggagcagcagggggagaaggagcaggaggaggagaaagagcagcaggaggagaaggagcaggaggaagaggagaagaaggatcagcagaaggagcaggaggaggtgaaggatcagcaggaagagaaggagcaggaggaggtgaaggatcagcaggaggagaaggagcaggaggaggagaaggagcaggaggagaaggagcagcaggagcaggaggaggagaaagagcagcaggaggagaaggagcaggagaagaagaaggatcagcaggagaaagagcaggaggaggagaaagagcagcaggaggagaaggaggaagaggaggagaaggagcaggaggaggaagagatggagcaggagcaggaggaggagaaggagcaggagggggagcaggagcagaaggaggagaaagaggatgaggaggagcaggaggagaaggagcagcaggagcaggaggaggagaaagagcagcaggaggagaaggagcaggagaagaagaaggatcagcaggagaaagagcaggaggaggagaaggagcagaaggaggagaaagagcagcaggaggagaaggagcaggaggagaaggagaagaaggatcagcaggaggagaaggagcaggaggaggaggagaagaaggatcagcaggaggagaaggagcaggaggaggagatggagcagaaggaggagaaagaggagcaggaggagaaggaggaagaggaggagaaggagcaggaggaggaagagatggagcaggagcaggaggaggagtaG